In Nocardioides faecalis, the following proteins share a genomic window:
- a CDS encoding cysteine desulfurase family protein, with amino-acid sequence MKDAPTVYLDHAATTPMTDVAFEALTARLREVGNASSLHASGRAARRVVEESRETVAQALNCRPGEVVFTSGGTEADNLAVKGLYWGRRATDPRRTRVLASAVEHHAVLDPVDWLAEHEGADVEHVAVDELGRLDLEALRAGIERDPGSVALLTVMWANNEVGTLQPITEVVALAAEHGIPVHTDAVQAVGAVPVDFAACGVDALTVSGHKVGGPQGVGALLARRELALVPLLHGGGQERDVRSGTLDVPAIAGFAAAVELAVKQQHEHAVRLAALRDRLVDVVRREVPDVVVNGSPTDRLPGNVHLSFPGCEGDSLLMLLDARGIECSTGSACSAGVPQPSHVLLAMGRSAEEARGSLRFSLGHTSTVADVEAVAAAIAPCVERARAARA; translated from the coding sequence ATGAAGGACGCCCCCACGGTCTACCTCGACCACGCTGCGACGACGCCGATGACCGACGTCGCGTTCGAGGCGTTGACCGCTCGCCTGCGCGAGGTCGGCAACGCCAGCTCGCTGCACGCCTCGGGCCGCGCCGCCCGCCGGGTCGTCGAGGAGTCCCGGGAGACGGTGGCCCAGGCGCTGAACTGCCGTCCCGGCGAGGTGGTGTTCACCTCGGGTGGGACCGAGGCGGACAACCTGGCGGTCAAGGGCCTGTACTGGGGCCGGCGTGCCACCGACCCGCGCCGTACCCGGGTGCTGGCCTCCGCGGTGGAGCACCACGCGGTGCTCGACCCCGTGGACTGGCTGGCCGAGCACGAGGGCGCCGACGTGGAGCACGTCGCGGTCGACGAGCTGGGCCGGCTGGACCTGGAGGCGCTGCGCGCGGGCATCGAGCGCGATCCCGGCTCGGTCGCGCTGCTCACCGTCATGTGGGCCAACAACGAGGTCGGCACGCTGCAGCCGATCACCGAGGTCGTCGCCCTGGCCGCCGAGCACGGCATCCCGGTGCACACCGACGCCGTGCAGGCCGTCGGTGCCGTCCCGGTCGACTTCGCCGCCTGTGGCGTCGATGCCCTCACCGTCTCCGGCCACAAGGTCGGCGGACCCCAGGGCGTGGGCGCGCTGCTGGCGCGCCGCGAGCTCGCGCTGGTCCCGCTGCTGCACGGCGGCGGGCAGGAGCGCGACGTACGCAGCGGCACCCTCGACGTGCCCGCGATCGCCGGGTTCGCCGCCGCCGTCGAGCTGGCGGTCAAGCAGCAGCACGAGCACGCCGTACGGCTCGCCGCGCTGCGCGACCGCCTCGTCGACGTCGTACGACGCGAGGTGCCCGACGTCGTCGTCAACGGCTCGCCGACCGACCGGCTGCCCGGCAACGTGCACCTCAGCTTCCCCGGCTGCGAGGGCGACTCGCTGCTGATGCTCCTCGACGCCCGCGGCATCGAGTGCTCCACCGGCTCGGCGTGCTCGGCCGGTGTGCCGCAGCCCTCCCACGTGCTGCTCGCGATGGGGCGCAGCGCCGAGGAGGCCCGTGGGTCGCTGCGGTTCAGCCTGGGCCACACCTCGACCGTCGCGGACGTCGAGGCCGTCGCCGCCGCGATCGCGCCCTGCGTGGAGCGTGCCCGTGCCGCCCGTGCCTGA